The window cgagtcctatatcgaagtaacctgaaaagccgctcagcaaggaagaagccactgctccaaaaccgccataaaaaagccagactaaggtttgcaaatgcacatggggacaaagatcctctggtctgatgaaacaaaaatagaaccgttttgccataatgacaaatcgttatgtttggaggaaaaagggggtcaTGAAGGAGTGACATGTTTGGAGAAAGTGGACCCCTGCCTTCTGGCTGATCCATATGTGGTGTCTGGTTGGGTGGAGAAGAGATTGGGAACTGTTTCTGCCGTCCAGAGAGAGCAGGCGCTCCGCATCACGCGACTAGGGACAATAACTGTGAATTGCTTTGCTCTCCGGAGCAGGTCACTGTTGAAAGTAGTGATAACAGGAGTGGCATTAAGTGCTGAGGAGGGTGAACTGAAATTGAAGATTCCCGGTGTCTGGGACCCCCATTTGGTGCAACGCAGACCCGGTGGAGAGCGTGGTGAAACAGAGAAGACACTGTCTGTTCTGCTGagttttgatgacagcttttgtaCCGAACCAGTGTTTTAAATGCCGAGCTTAtagtcatgttgcagcagtgtgtatgagggagattcctagatgtgagaagtgtgcaggagggtatgagacaaaggaatgtgtagtatcaGTGGAAAAAGTTGTGTGTGTTCACTGTAGGGGTACCCATGGTCCTGGAGATCAGAAGTGTCTGGTGAGAGAATGACAGGTTGAGGTTGCCAGGATCAGGgtagtgcagaaggtgtcgtatgctgaggtagtgaagagagtagtagaggaagatgggtccagggtgaaggatcctgagaggatccctgtgagtaAGCCAAGGCCAATAGATAATGATAGAAATAatgtgcttcagtaaggttggtTTATTAGCTTTAATATCCTTAGTTTTCAGCTGTACCGCAAAAATGGAAcataaatcacagaaaatagatgttgtggtggcagttGCCGAGAATGACTTGGGTGTACAAGATTTTACTGCAGAAGATTTACAAGATGTGTTGAACGATAGTGTCCCATCCTCCCAGGCTGTTGGCATGCTGTAGTATCAGATAGGACTAAGTAGTGGaatagtggtgaggttttaatgggtgtagggttagtcgGTAGGGCAATTTTTCTTCCCCtttcctcttcccttcccttttTGTGTCACAGTGTTATTTTTTCTATAGTTTGCCACccttacagtaggtggcggcatgcaccttTAACGCTTGTTTGCAGAtgccataataccatagaagaagaaggtGAGCCTGTGCTTTTTGGCTGTAATGCCTATGGATTTGAAATAAAGTtttatgtcacatgcgccaaatacaacacctTAAGTTGAAATGCTTACCTATAAGCCCTTAAACAACATTGCATTTAAGAAAAATAAAGAGTTTAGAAAATATATAttactaaataataataaaataaaaagtaacaataaaataacaataacaggactatatactgggggtaccagtaccaagtcaatgtgtgggggtacaggtcagttgaaataattgaggtaatatgtacatgtaggtaggggtaaagtgactatgcattgataataaacagcgagaagcagcagcgtaaaaaaggggtgggggggggggggtcaatgcaaatagtccgggtagccatttgattaactgttcagtagtcttatggctttggggtagaagcttttggacctagacttggcgctctggtaccgcttgtcgtgccaTAGCAGTgatgtacgcactaccctctgtagctctGTAGCTCCTTGCAGTCGGATGCAGAGTAGTTGCCATATCAggaggtgatgcaaccaggaGGTGATGCTCTcattggtgcagctgtataactttttgaggatctgaggactcacACCAAATTTTGCTCTGCTTTTGCAAATAGCCTTTGAAGTTCCTATTTCATCAGTAACCATTTTTTTAACATCATGGTGCAGAGGGGAAGTTTTGGGTTATTGTTAAAATACCTAGTCTCCAATACCTAGTCTACCGAGTCTCCAGAGTTACTGGTCAGTTAAGAGGAGATATATTTTGACGGGGGATaactctggttctgtctctgttcctcaccTGTCTTTCAGATGCTTCACCTGACAACAGGACGTGTGGGGTGCTTGCTTTCCAAGCAAGCGGTGGTGGCACTGACAAGCAGTGGGGCAAGGATGTCAAGCCATGGCCACCACGGTACTATTCTTTGATCAGCTCATTTATTGCATTTACACATTTTCCCATGGTGCAGAGCAAAAAATACACcattttataatgctattctacacattttgtcatgaggcTAAGAGAAAATGTTACCATTTTAAaggacatttcctgcaattctacactttTTGTCATGGACCGGATGTTTTTTTCATTGGCGTTTAATAGCTCATCTCAacatttgtccacattttgtcatGAATTTTGCAgctttaaagcttatttcctgcaattctacacattttgctatcaTATTCTATCTGGTCTGGTCTATGCTATCTCACACCTCCAGTGGGGCCAGAACTCCCCCCAAAAAAGGAATATGGGGGCCCCGTGGCACGTGCCTTGCGTGGCTGTTTCGGAATCCATCCCTGCTTTACCACCCAGTTTTGTCTTCTTCTCTGAGGTCCATTATCTCACGTCAGATAGCATGATGGCCGTCTGCACTGATCTGATTTGGTTGAGGGACAAGCGCCACGTAGGAGTGACACCATCTGACGTAAGACAATGCTCTGAGGTCTATAAACCtctaaactagaggtcgactgattaatcggaatggccgattaattagggtcgatttcaagttttcataacaatcggaaatctgtatttttggacaccgtttcttttttttttacacctttatttaatctttatttaactaggcaagtcagttaagaacaacattcttgttttcaatgacggcctaggaacggtgggttaactgccttgttcaggggcagaacaacagatttttaccttgtcagctcaggggattcaatcttgcaaccttacagttaactagtccaatgctctaaccacctgattacattgcactccacgaggagactgcctgttacgcgaatgcagtaagccaaggtaagttgctagctagcattaaacttatcttataaaaaacaatcaatcaatcataatcactagataactacacatggttgatgatattactagtttatctagcgtgtcctgcgttgcatataatcgttGTGGTGcttatcgttgctccaatgtgtacctaaccataaacatcaatgcctttcttaaaatcaatacacagaagtatatatttagctaaaagaaatccaggttagcaggcaatgttaaccaggtgaaattgtgtcacttctcttgcgttcattgcacgcagagtcagtgtatatgcaacagtttgggctgcctaatttgccagaattttacgtaattatgacataacattgaaggttgtgcaatgtaacaggaatatttagacttgtggatgccacccattagataaaatacgtaacggttccgtatttcacggaaagaataaacgtcttgttttcgagatgatagtttccagattcgaccatattaatgatctaaggctcgtatttctgtgtgttatcatgttataactaagtctatgatttgatagagcagtctgactgagcgatggtaggcagcagcaggctcgtaagcattcattcaaacagcactttcttgTGTTTGCctgcagctgtttatgacttcaagcctatcaactcccgagattaggctggtgtaaccaacgagaaatggctagctagttagcggggtgggtgctaatagtgtttcaaacgtcactcgctctgagacttggagtggttgtttcccttgctctgcatgggtaacgctgcatcgagggtggctgttgtcgttgtgttcctggttcaagcccagggaggagagaggagagggacgaaaagctatactgttacactggcaatactaaagtgcctataagaacatccaatagtcaaaagttaatgaaatacaaatggtatgaAAATAGTagtataattcctataataactacaacctaaaacttcttacctgggaatattgaagactcatgttaaaaggaaccaccagctttcatatgttctcatgttctgagcaaggtaacttaaacgttagctttcttacatggcacatattgcacttttactttcttctccaacactttgtttttgcattatttaaaccaaattgaatgtttcattatttatttgaggcaaaATTTATTTGATTGATTTAATATATTAaggtaaaataagtgttcattcagtattgttgtaattgtcattattacaaatacatttgtaaaaaaaaatcagccgattaatcggtagcGGGTTTTTTGTTGGTcccccaataatcggtatcagcgttgaaaaatcataacctGTCGACCTCTACTCTAAACCCCAACTTACCACCACTCCCTTTACCTCAACCTCCCCTTCACTTGACTTATCTCGTGTCCTATATCTCATGTACTGTAGAGGTGTCCGACTCAGTGGACATGTCACAGCCAATGTACTGGGATCGTCTGGACACCCCTCTGCCAGACAGACCATGGAAGGATGTCCTCGATTCTACGGATAAGAGCCTGAAACAGAAGGAGAAGGGTCCCTGGACTGCGCTGTCCAAGGAGGAGAAAATCGCCTGTAagccactccctctctcattccttctcatGTCACAGCCTTTAATTCTGCTATTCTTAATATTTCTCCTTCTGTATCCCAGTGTACAGGCtgaagttcaaccacacctatcctGAGATGAAGAGGCCGTCCCATGAGTGGAAGACTGTGATTGGTGGGATGTTCATCTTCTTTGGCATCACTGGTCTGGTGGTCTTTTGGCAGGGACACTATGGTAAGATTTCTCATGGTTGATTGCTAAAATTGAAGCCATTATCACATGGATGGGCGATTGTTCAGTCAGACTTGCTGTTCTTTTTCTCTTGTGTGTCCCACAGTGTACCCACCCCAACCTCATACCTTTGGTGAGGAGTGGCAGGCTAAGCAGATCCAGAGGATGCTGGATATGCGGATCAACCCAATCGAGGGCTTCTCTGCCCAGTGGGACTACAAGAACAAACAATGGAAGTAAAGGAAGGGAATAGACCACTGCCTGAAGGAGGAATGGTTCGACTTGACACCTTGAGCCTCTGTTCAGCCACCATAACAGCAATCCAGCCATCTGAATCCATTCTCTTACTATTTAATAAATAACTAAAAACTGgttgtttccttctctctccatctgagaAAACAGTATAATATTATGGGCTGCTTGTCCTCAACCTAATTTCTGCTTTAGTGTTCCTGTGGTAGTGTCTAGTTAGGCCTTAAGTGAGTATTGTGAGATGTGCCATTGCCTTGGTGGTCCTGACACATTCAACACTAACAAAGGAATTTCTACTCCAAAATGGTCCACCGTATTCAATGTATAAAACACAACAAAAGATTAAATCAACCCTTGTACCTTTGTTTTCACTCCCTAAAAATCAGTCCCAAAATTGCAGAGAATATTAGCATTTTCTGTAGAAAACTATTCAAAAGTCTAGGAG of the Oncorhynchus kisutch isolate 150728-3 linkage group LG17, Okis_V2, whole genome shotgun sequence genome contains:
- the LOC109907973 gene encoding cytochrome c oxidase subunit 4 isoform 2, mitochondrial-like, with translation MLHLTTGRVGCLLSKQAVVALTSSGARMSSHGHHEVSDSVDMSQPMYWDRLDTPLPDRPWKDVLDSTDKSLKQKEKGPWTALSKEEKIALYRLKFNHTYPEMKRPSHEWKTVIGGMFIFFGITGLVVFWQGHYVYPPQPHTFGEEWQAKQIQRMLDMRINPIEGFSAQWDYKNKQWK